In Granulicella sp. L56, the following are encoded in one genomic region:
- a CDS encoding ParB/RepB/Spo0J family partition protein, producing METTVINATEYRNVSLSLLSESKTNPRRIFEDAALKELSESIRTQGVLSPLLVRPLTENGFEIVAGERRYRAARMAEAETVPIRIVNMNDAQALEAQLVENLIRADVHPMEEAQGFKALLDLDDPTYSIEQIAAKTGKQPAFVAARLKLIDLVPAAVEAFYRDEIGVGHALLLAKLPADQQEQALSACFREDWGASNDRKAKRILLPVRSLQFWIEQNVLLFLKDAPFDKRDEHLVAIAGSCVDCPKRTGHNKLLFSDLGKQDACKLCGIRATASVFRWLAAAPL from the coding sequence ATGGAAACCACCGTTATCAACGCTACCGAGTATCGCAATGTCTCGCTTTCCTTACTGAGTGAATCGAAAACCAACCCGCGCCGCATCTTTGAGGACGCCGCCCTTAAGGAACTCTCCGAAAGTATTCGCACCCAGGGCGTTCTCTCACCGTTGCTGGTTCGCCCCCTTACCGAGAATGGCTTCGAGATCGTCGCAGGGGAGCGGCGGTATCGGGCAGCACGGATGGCCGAGGCGGAAACGGTGCCAATCCGCATCGTCAACATGAACGACGCACAAGCCTTAGAAGCGCAGTTGGTCGAAAACCTGATTCGCGCCGACGTTCACCCGATGGAAGAAGCACAGGGATTTAAGGCGTTGCTGGATTTGGATGACCCGACCTACTCGATTGAGCAGATCGCCGCGAAGACCGGGAAACAACCCGCGTTCGTTGCCGCCCGGCTCAAATTGATCGACCTCGTTCCGGCTGCGGTCGAAGCGTTCTATCGCGACGAAATCGGAGTCGGGCATGCTCTCTTGCTGGCTAAGTTGCCAGCCGACCAGCAGGAACAGGCGCTCTCGGCTTGTTTCCGTGAAGACTGGGGTGCATCGAACGACCGCAAGGCGAAGCGGATTTTGCTCCCGGTACGAAGCTTGCAGTTTTGGATTGAGCAAAACGTATTGCTCTTCCTCAAAGATGCCCCGTTCGATAAGCGTGACGAGCATCTCGTGGCCATCGCGGGTAGTTGCGTCGATTGCCCAAAACGGACAGGCCATAACAAGCTACTGTTTTCCGACCTCGGCAAACAGGATGCTTGTAAGTTATGTGGAATCAGGGCAACCGCAAGTGTTTTCCGTTGGCTCGCCGCCGCTCCGCTCC
- a CDS encoding ArdC family protein has protein sequence MTTTAPTTIDSKKPNTKQELIAANIKLLIEQLEAGHSDALTNYLTAMSRFHNYSFGNVLEIARQMPTATRVAGFWTWKNLGRSVNAGAKGIRILAPIVGVRRKKDSEAEKDITQQNTRALLGFRNAYVFDISQTDGVDLPEMREISGDPGESIDRLAAFLKNQGIQLVYNEKIAPALGMSYGGRIAILPGQPKAEEFSTLVHETAHEMLHKAERRTATTKTVRETEAEAVAFVVGKAVGLVTGTASADYIQLYHGNASLLAESLEVIQQTASVILAALEPAAEQDEVAEPTTEEKPEFAEVA, from the coding sequence ATGACCACCACAGCCCCCACCACCATCGACAGTAAGAAGCCCAACACGAAACAGGAACTCATCGCCGCCAACATCAAGCTCTTGATTGAGCAGTTGGAGGCAGGACACTCCGACGCTCTTACCAACTACCTCACCGCCATGAGCCGCTTCCACAACTACAGCTTTGGGAACGTGCTGGAGATTGCGCGGCAGATGCCCACCGCAACCCGCGTTGCCGGGTTTTGGACGTGGAAGAACTTGGGTCGCTCCGTCAATGCTGGAGCCAAGGGGATACGCATCCTCGCCCCGATTGTCGGAGTGAGGCGCAAGAAGGACAGCGAAGCCGAGAAGGACATTACTCAGCAAAATACCCGCGCCCTTTTGGGCTTTCGCAATGCCTACGTCTTCGATATCTCCCAGACCGACGGAGTAGACCTCCCCGAGATGCGCGAAATCTCAGGCGACCCCGGGGAGAGCATCGACCGTCTTGCCGCCTTTCTCAAGAACCAAGGCATTCAGCTTGTTTACAACGAGAAGATTGCCCCCGCTTTGGGGATGAGTTACGGAGGCCGCATTGCCATCCTCCCCGGCCAGCCCAAGGCCGAGGAGTTCTCCACGCTGGTGCACGAAACAGCGCACGAGATGCTGCACAAGGCGGAACGCCGGACGGCAACCACCAAAACCGTGCGGGAAACAGAGGCCGAGGCCGTCGCTTTCGTCGTGGGGAAGGCTGTTGGCCTTGTCACCGGCACGGCGTCGGCGGATTACATCCAGCTTTATCACGGCAACGCCTCGCTCCTCGCCGAGAGCTTGGAAGTCATTCAACAGACCGCCAGCGTAATCCTCGCCGCACTGGAGCCAGCCGCAGAGCAGGACGAAGTTGCGGAACCGACCACGGAAGAGAAGCCGGAATTTGCGGAGGTGGCGTAA